A single genomic interval of Acidobacteriota bacterium harbors:
- a CDS encoding methyltransferase — METDIEEFNDKISFDSFFKGKIKVLQKVKGFRFSIDAPLLASFIKTKKGDKLIELGAGNGIISLILTHSNPLKKIVTVEIQKSLVELAKKNVEINNFGNKIKVLQADLRKLCLNEKYDVVFSNPPYRKVGEGKTNPDIEKAIARHEILCDIYDVMKVTSSLMKKNGKAYFIFRTERKDDFEDACMKNKLKIKRIKYVYPKKNSKSNLFLTEVVFFSNKIIEEEPIIIHKDDGTFTEEMQNILNGKVI, encoded by the coding sequence ATGGAAACTGATATCGAAGAATTTAACGATAAAATAAGTTTTGATTCCTTTTTTAAAGGAAAAATTAAGGTACTTCAAAAAGTAAAAGGATTTCGTTTCTCAATAGATGCTCCTCTTTTGGCTTCTTTCATCAAGACAAAAAAAGGCGATAAACTAATTGAATTGGGAGCTGGAAATGGAATTATTTCTTTAATATTGACCCACTCAAATCCCCTTAAGAAAATTGTTACTGTTGAAATACAGAAATCCCTTGTAGAGTTGGCGAAAAAAAATGTTGAGATAAATAACTTTGGAAACAAAATCAAAGTTCTTCAGGCTGATCTGAGGAAATTATGTTTGAATGAAAAATACGATGTGGTTTTTTCTAATCCTCCTTACAGAAAAGTAGGAGAGGGAAAGACAAATCCTGATATAGAGAAGGCAATTGCAAGACATGAGATTCTATGCGATATTTATGATGTAATGAAAGTCACATCTTCTTTAATGAAAAAAAATGGAAAAGCCTATTTTATATTTAGGACTGAAAGAAAAGATGATTTTGAAGATGCGTGCATGAAGAATAAGTTAAAAATTAAAAGAATAAAATATGTTTATCCAAAAAAAAATTCCAAATCAAATCTTTTTCTCACAGAAGTTGTTTTTTTTTCAAACAAGATTATTGAGGAAGAGCCAATTATAATCCACAAGGATGATGGAACTTTTACTGAAGAAATGCAGAATATTCTTAATGGCAAGGTTATATGA